One Tolypothrix bouteillei VB521301 DNA window includes the following coding sequences:
- a CDS encoding NAD-dependent epimerase/dehydratase family protein, whose translation MSHKKIFVTGASGCIGHYISETLIQQTNHELYLLVRNPKKLQVDTQARPDITVLQGDMQEIGQFADLLKTIDVAVLTATAWGGEGTYEINVSKTLELLNLLDPQKCEQVIYFSTASVLDSHNQPLKEAGELGTDYIRSKYDCLHKISQLAIASKVTSVFPTLVLGGDSKKPYSHATSGIPQVTKYIDLIRFLSADGSFHFIHGQDIATVVKYLIDNPPEEEKTRRFVLGQKQITADEAIQEVCSYLGKKIYFRIPLSVSLANLIIVLFRIQMAAWDRFCMNYRHFTYKTVVNPASFALPNYCETMGDVLKISGV comes from the coding sequence ATGAGTCATAAAAAGATTTTTGTGACGGGTGCAAGCGGTTGTATCGGTCACTATATAAGCGAAACTTTAATACAACAAACAAACCACGAGCTGTATCTATTGGTTAGAAATCCAAAAAAGCTGCAAGTTGATACGCAAGCACGACCGGATATCACTGTATTGCAAGGTGATATGCAAGAAATAGGGCAATTTGCTGACTTGTTGAAAACAATAGATGTTGCGGTGCTGACAGCAACTGCTTGGGGTGGAGAAGGAACATATGAAATTAATGTATCTAAAACTTTAGAATTACTGAACTTGTTAGATCCGCAAAAGTGCGAACAAGTTATCTATTTTTCCACAGCGAGTGTTTTGGATAGTCACAATCAACCGTTAAAAGAAGCAGGGGAATTAGGGACAGATTACATCCGGTCTAAATATGATTGCTTGCACAAGATATCACAACTCGCGATCGCATCTAAAGTCACTTCTGTGTTTCCCACTTTAGTATTGGGTGGTGATAGCAAAAAACCTTACTCACACGCAACAAGCGGTATTCCACAAGTGACAAAATATATAGATCTCATCCGTTTTTTGAGCGCCGATGGTAGCTTTCACTTTATTCACGGACAAGACATTGCCACTGTCGTAAAATATTTGATAGATAATCCACCAGAAGAAGAAAAAACGCGTCGGTTTGTGTTAGGTCAAAAGCAAATCACTGCAGACGAAGCTATTCAAGAGGTTTGTAGCTATCTTGGGAAAAAAATTTACTTTCGCATCCCTTTGTCTGTATCGTTAGCTAACTTAATTATAGTGTTGTTCCGCATTCAAATGGCTGCTTGGGATAGATTCTGTATGAACTACCGACATTTTACTTACAAAACTGTTGTTAATCCTGCAAGTTTTGCATTACCAAATTATTGCGAAACAATGGGTGATGTATTAAAAATTAGTGGCGTATAA
- the hemE gene encoding uroporphyrinogen decarboxylase, with protein sequence MGVSSNDPFLLRAARGEVLDRPPVWMMRQAGRYMKAYRDLREKYPSFRDRSEIPEVAIEISLQPWKAFQPDGVILFSDIVTPLPGIGIDMDIAEGKGPIIYSPIRTSEQIANLHPLEPEESLPFIKPILKALRQEVGNKSTVLGFVGAPWTLAAYAVEGKGSKTYSIIKNMAFSDPVILHQLLGKLADSIATYVRYQIDCGAQVVQMFDSWAGQLSPQDYEVFALPYQQRVFEQVKATHPETPLILLVTGSAGLLERMAHSGADIISVDWTVDMADARERLGRQMKVQGNLDPGVLFGSKEFIRDRILDTVRKAGNRGHILNLGHGVLPETPEENVAFFFETAKNLNAVTV encoded by the coding sequence ATGGGTGTTTCCTCTAACGATCCATTTCTCCTTAGAGCAGCTCGTGGTGAAGTTTTAGATCGTCCTCCCGTATGGATGATGCGGCAAGCAGGACGGTACATGAAAGCTTATCGAGATTTACGGGAGAAGTACCCTTCTTTTCGCGATCGCTCGGAAATACCGGAAGTAGCGATTGAAATATCCTTGCAACCGTGGAAAGCCTTTCAGCCAGATGGAGTGATTTTGTTCTCCGACATTGTCACACCGCTCCCTGGCATAGGCATTGATATGGATATCGCGGAAGGCAAAGGTCCTATTATTTACTCGCCCATCCGTACATCTGAGCAAATTGCTAACCTTCACCCTCTAGAACCAGAAGAGTCTCTGCCGTTCATTAAACCAATCTTAAAGGCGTTGCGGCAGGAAGTAGGTAATAAGTCAACTGTTTTGGGCTTTGTGGGTGCGCCCTGGACATTGGCAGCTTACGCTGTAGAAGGAAAAGGTTCCAAAACCTACTCCATAATCAAAAATATGGCGTTTTCAGACCCAGTTATCCTGCATCAACTGCTAGGAAAATTGGCAGATTCCATCGCCACCTATGTCCGCTACCAAATTGATTGTGGTGCTCAAGTAGTACAAATGTTTGACTCTTGGGCAGGTCAGTTAAGCCCTCAAGATTACGAAGTCTTTGCTCTCCCCTACCAGCAAAGAGTTTTCGAGCAAGTTAAGGCAACTCATCCAGAGACACCCTTAATTCTGCTAGTTACCGGTAGCGCTGGTTTGCTGGAAAGAATGGCACACTCGGGTGCAGATATTATCAGTGTAGACTGGACAGTAGACATGGCAGACGCACGGGAAAGATTGGGCAGGCAAATGAAAGTGCAAGGCAATCTAGACCCAGGGGTGCTATTCGGTTCTAAGGAGTTTATTCGCGATCGCATTCTCGATACCGTTCGCAAAGCAGGTAACAGAGGGCATATTCTCAACCTCGGTCACGGTGTTTTGCCAGAAACACCAGAGGAAAATGTAGCTTTCTTCTTTGAGACTGCAAAAAATCTCAATGCAGTGACTGTGTGA